ACAGCCGCGAGAGCATCGGCAGGGAGCTGCTGGAGGTCGCACAGCGCTCGGGGCAGATGGCCACGCAGGCGCTGGCCCACCTGGTGCTCCTGGAGTGCGCGGCGGCCAGGGGCGAGTTCACGGTCGCCGACGAGCACGCTGCCGCCGCCGACCGCCTGGCCAAGCAGTACGACCTGTCGGCCCCCGCCGCGGTCGTGGTCTGGTACTCGGGCCAGCGGCTGATGATCTCCGGCGACTACGCGGGCGCCGAGCGGGCCTACCGCGAGGCGGCCAGGATGACCGCGCGGGCGGGCATGCTGGAGGGCCGCCAGGACCTCCCGTTGATCACGACCTTCTGCCTGCACCTGGTCGACGGCCGGGCGGCCGAGATGGTCGACCTGCTCGCGGAGGCCCACCTGCGCGGCGCCAAGTGGACGCTCGACGCGTACGCGCTGGCCCTGGCCTCGGCGGGGCACCTCCAGGACGCCAAGGCCGTGGCCGCCACCCGTCCGCCGGTGCGTCCCGACTTCCTCTACGAGCTGGCGATGACCTGGCGGGCCCTGGCCGGCATGCTGCTCGACGACCGGGAGCGGATGGTCGACTGCTACGACAAGCTCAAGCCGTTCGCCGACCGGGTGGCGGGCGCGGGCACCGGCGTGGTGGCGCTGTGGCCGGTGGCGCTGACGCTCGGAGACCTCGCCATCCGCCTGGGGCAGCCCGACGCCGCGCGCGACCACTACACGAAGGCGCTGGAGGTGGCCGAGCGGGTCGGCGTGCCGCGCTGGGTGGAGGCGGCGCAGCGGTCGGTCAGCAGCTCACCTGGCAACGGACGCTCCTGACGGCGGTCGGTCAGCAGCTCACCTGGCAACGGGCGCTCTTGACGGCCTCGGCGCCTTGGACCGGCTGACCGCCACGGGCCGCTCCTGCAGTGGCTCGGTGACGGGCATCTCGCGGGCCGACAGGGTGACAGTCGTCACAGGCGCGGGCTCGCTGCCGGCCCCGTCGTGGACGGAGACGCCGGCGTACGCGCCGGTGAAGGCCAGGGACGCCACGAGGAGCTTGGCCGCGTTCGTGACGCCGCAGGCCAGGACCGCTGCGCTTCTCCCCGGCATGTCCAACCCCCTTCTGCCTCACCCCTAGAGTGAGGCTGGGTGGTTGAGTCCTGGTTGTCGCCTGGTTGCCGTGGCTTGCAAGCTGGTGTGGCGGAAACTTTCAGCTTGAACTAAGGTAAGCCTGACCTAAGACTTGGGAGGGGTGTGCGGATGAGCGGCATTGCCGATCCTCTGAAGCCGTCCTGGTTCGGCCTGCCGCACTGGCTGGTCGGAGCCGTGCTCATCCTCGCCCTGTTCGGAGCGTTCCAGGTCTACTACTGGGTCGGCCGCAGGCTGGGCGAGAAGCTCTACGACTCGCGCGTGGGCGTCCGGCTGGGGCGCGAGCGGATCGCGAAGATCGAGCAGGTCGTCGAGAGGTGGGGCGCGCTGGCCGTCTACGGCTGCTTCTGGGTGCCCATGCTGCGGCACACGCTGCCGTGGGTGGCGGGGGCGCTGCGCGTGTCCTATCCCTGGTACGTGGTCGCGAGCGCGCTGGGCTGCCTCACCTGGGCGCCGCTGTGGTGGTTCGCCGCGACGGCGGTCGTGTGGGGATGGCTGGAGCTGGCCGCGCGTTCCCCCGTCACGGCGGCGGTCGTGGCCGTGCTCGCCGTGGCCGCGATCTCCTGGGCGGTGGTGCGGCGCAGGCGGAAGCGGCGCGCCGCCTCGTCAGAGGCCCTGGTCTCCTGATCCGATCTGGGCTTTATGGCGTAGTTCGGCAAACGGACCCTTGATTTCCTGTCACCATGTTTGGCATGCGTATTGGGGGTTTCATTGGCTCTGCCGTACTCGCGCTGGTTGTTGGGGTCGCCTCCCCGGCCGCGGCGGCGGATGCGCCGGAGGTCGCGGCCAAGTCCGCGTACGTGGTCGACTCGGCCGGAACGATCCACTTCGGCAAGAGCGAGACTCGCCGGACTCCGGTGGCCAGCCTGGTCAAGGTCATGACGGCGTACGTCGTGCTGCAGGAGGCCAAGCTGAGCGACACGATCACGATCAGCGCGACCGACGTCAAGTACGCGGCCGGCAACGGCGCGACCACGGCCGGGCTGAAGAAGGGCGAGCAGCTCACCGTCAGGGACCTGCTGTACGGCCTCCTGCTGCCGTCCGGCGCGGACGCGGCCAACGCCCTGGCGCGGCGCTACGGTCCGGGGAAGACGGCGTTCGTCGCCAAGATGAACCGCACCGCCCGCTCCCTCGGCCTGTCCGACACCCGCTACGCCAACCCGGACGGCATGCCCACGCCGGGCGACGGCGGCTACTCGACAGCGGTCGACCAGGTCAAGCTGGCGCAGCGGGCGCTGGACGACGCCGACTTCGCGGCCGTGGTGGGGAGCAAGGTGTACAAGGTGGCCAAGACGTCGTTGCACCGCGCGCACACCTGGCGCAACTCCAACAAGCTGCTGTCGCGTGCCGACGGGGTGCTGGGCGTGAAGACCGGTTACACGAAGGCCGCCGGATACTGCCTGCTGTTCGCCGGGGAGCGGAGCGGCAAGCGCGTGGTGGGCGTGCTGCTCGGTGACCGGAACGAGCGCCGCTTCGCGACCGCCGAGCAGCTCCTGGACTACGCCGGGGAGCAGATCGCGGGCGGCTGACCGAGGCGGTAGGCGCGACCTTCGACGCCCCACTCGCCGAACGGCGGGCGCTCGCCGCGATCGATCGCACGGATGGAGGGGCGGCCTATGTGGGCGAACACCAGCCGCCCCACCCGCAGCTCCTGGGCCTGCCGCGCGACCTGGAGCACGCTCGCGTGCCCGCCCACGCCGCCCGCGAAGCGGATCGGCCGGTCCCAGCCCGCCGCGTCGGCGAACATCAGGTCCACCCCGGCCGCCCAGGCGGGAAAGGTCCAGAACTCCGGCGCCCAGGCGGCGTTCGCCCGCTCCGTCCTGATCAGGTAGCCGTAGGTGGGGTGGGAGGTGTGGGTGACCGGCAGCGGCACGATCTCCACGCCCGCGGCCTCGTAGGCCGCCACCCCGGTGGTCATCCCGAGCGCCCGCGCCGCGCGGCGGATCTGGGGCATCAGCTCGGCGCGTTCGTCGCAGACCAGCCAGCCGTCGAGCCGCTCGCCGCCGGCGGCCTCGCCTCCCCCGTCGAGCAGGACGCGGTGGCCCTGCCAGCGGGCCAGCAGCCCGGCGGGGCGGTAGCGCGGGGAGTTCATCGCGCCGACGCCGACCAGGCGCAGCCGCACGGCCGTCATCCGGTGGTCCAGCTCACGTCCTCGCGCGCCCCCAGCGCCTCCTCCACCTGGGACAGGGGCAGAGCCAGCGGCATCGGGTACGTGGTGCGCACCCTGGACAGATCACGGTGCATGCGGGCGAAGACCGCGAAGTCGCGCGGGAACGCCCGGGGATCGACCCCGGCGAACACCCCGATCTTCCGCCCCCTTGCCAGCACGTCCTGCCACGCGTCGATTGGCGCGATCCCCGGCGACTCCACGCCGTGTGAGAAGAGCGCCATCCGGATCTCGTCGTACGGCTCCCCGCCGTCGAGGTACGACAGCAGCCCTTTGCGTGAACTCTCCGAGTTGAAGACCATCCAGTACGGCACCGATCCCGTACGCAGCGTCCACCACGGCTCCAGCAGCACGAACGACTCCACCAGCAGCCGGTCACCCGGGAGGCCGCGGGACTCGTACCAGGACCGGTAGAGGTCGGCCACCGCCGGGGTCAGCGCCTCGGGATCCGCGAACCGCAGCAGGGCGACCTCGTTGTCGACACGGCCGGCGGCGTCCCGCAGATCGTCCATGAGCTCGGGTTCGAACCCCCACTCCGCCTCGGGGCTCTCGCCGTCCGGCTCGGGAGCGTCCCAGCTGCGGTACGGGGAGCCGTGGCTCGCCAGGTAGCGGGCGATCTCGGGGCTCCCGAGGCGGTACTCCTGAGGGGACAGGCCGCCGAGCGCGCCGTGCTGGAAGACGTACCGCTCGCCGATGCGGGTGGTCGGCCAGCTCAGCTCGCAGTCGGAGACGACGAGCGTGCCGTCGAGACATTCATCAAGGAACCGGCGGTAGGCCTCCGGCAACCGCCGCCACTTAATCCGGAAATAGGACATTCCCGAAATCATCAGGCGGTCCTGGTTCGCGTCGTGCATGTGGTGCAGGATCAGGTCGGGGTTGGCGGCCAGCATGGCCTCACCGGCCGGGCGGACGCGGCGGAGGCAGTCCTTGGGGGCGTCGGGGTGGCCGCCGCGCTGGCGTACCGGCACCAAGAGGGTCTGGGGCAGCCAGGGCGCGCCGAGCGCCGCGGCCAGGTGGACCAGCGCGCCCGAGGCGGAGCCCACGAAGACCACCGGGTAGCGGCGGCGCGGGTAGTGCCCGACGACCCACTCGGCCAGTTCGTCCGCGCGCAGGCTCGCCAGCTTCGCCGGTGCGCTCGCCTCGCTCCACCCGGACAGCGCGTACGCCCGCTCCGAGAGGCGGCGCGGCAGCCGGTTCGCCGCCCCCAGCACGCGGGAGACGACCGGCTCGGCGGCGGCGGGGAACTGCCCGAGCGCCGGGAAGTCACGTCCGCGCAGATGGCGGGAGAGCGCACGGAGCATGCCCGTGGCCGAGTCGAAAGAGGCGGCGTACTTATGCATCGGCCACGAACTCCCTGATGAGCGGCACCAGGACCGCCGGATCGCGGAACGGGATCATGTGCGGCGCACCGGGCACGACCGTCAGCCTGCCACGCGGCGTCATGCGGGTGACCTCCTCGGCCCAGTCCTGTGGCACCAGCCTGTCGAACTCTCCCCTGACGACCAGCGTGGGCACCGTGAGATGCGGGAGCTTGTCCTCCACGCGGTCCCGTACCGCCGCGCCGAAGCTGGCCATGACCTGCCGGAGCCCCGCATCGCGGTAATCGGCGGCGTTGAGGGGCATCATGCGCGGGTCCTCGCGCCTGGAGTTGCGGACCCACCGCGCGATGAGCCGCGGCCACGATCTGGCCGCGGCATCCACGGTGGGTCCGATCAGTACGAGCGAGCGGACCCGTTCCGGATGGCGCACCGCGACGTCCACGGCGACCTGGCAGCCGAACGAGCAGCCCACCAGGCAGGCGGGCGGAAGCCCCTCGGCCTCCAGCCAGTCGGCCAGCGCGTCGGCGAGTTCGGTCAGGCCGAGCGCGTACGGCGGCTTCGTGCTCTGCCCGAATCCCGGCAGATCGACGGTCCAGGCGGGCAGGTGCTCCCCCAGCGCGGCGACCAGAGGGCGCAGCTCCCTGCTCGACACGCCCGCGCCGTGCACGCAGACCACGGGTGGGCTTCCGTCCGCGTCCGGCGGGACGCGCCGCCATCCGGTCACCGACCAGTCGCCGAGCCTGGCCGTCCGCTGTTCGAGTTCGATCTCTGTGCTTCTCATGGCACAGACACAGGTGCCCTCAGGAAGGCCGGGCTCACTTTTCTCACATGGTCCGGCAGGCCGGATCCAGTCGGTCGGCCGTCCACCTGAGCGAGTACGCCACTCGTACGCGCACCCTGGCCCTGGGGCGGTGCGGTCTGCGCGGCGCGCCAGGGAGCGCGTCGCCCAGCTGATCCCGGTAGCCCATCGCCGTCTGGTGAGCGAGGACCTGCATAGCATCCATGACTCCTCCTTAATCAATTAAGACCTTAATCGATTAAGGCCAATCGGACAAGCTCTTCGGTACGGTGGGACGATGGCCAGGGTGACACTGCAGACGATCGCCGACCGGCTGGGCGTGTCCCGGGCCACCGTGTCCTACGCGTTCTCCCGGCCCGACCAGCTCAGCGAAGGGCTGCGACAGCGGATCATGGAGGTGGCCGACGAGCTCGGCTACGCGGGGCCCAACCCGACGGCGCGCTCGCTCCGGCTGGGGCGGGCGGGGGCGCTCGGGTTGATCTTCAGCGAGACGCTGGCGTACGCGTTCGCCGACCCGTACGCGATCGGGTTCTTCCAGGGGCTGGCCACGGCGGCCGAGGACGCGGGGGTGGGGCTGCTCATCCTGCCGCTGCCGCACGGCGACCGGCGCAGCGAGACGGTCAGGGACGCGGTGGTCGACTCCTTCTGCGTGATGTCGCTGCCCGACGGCCATCCGGCGCTGGCCGAGGTGCTCGCCAGGAAGCTGCCCGTCGTGGTGGTGGACGAGCCGTACGTGCCGGGACATCCGTTCCTGGGCATCGACGAGCCCGCCGCCGCGGCCACCGCCGCGCGGCACGTGCTGCGGCTCGGGCACCGGCGGGTGGGGGTGGCCATGGTCGGGCTGCACGACGACGGCTACACCGGCTGGGCCTCCCAGGAGCGGCAGGAAGGCGCCGCGTTCGATGCCATGCGGCGTCGGCGGAGCGGCTACCAGCAGGCCTGCGAGGAGGCCGGGGTCGACTGGTCAGGAGTGCCGTTCTACGAGGTCGCGCGTAACTCACGGGAGGCCGGGCGGAAGGCGGGGCACGCGCTGCTCCGGCGCGACCCGCGGCCCACCGCGATCCTCACCAACACCGACGTGCTCGCGCTGGGGATCCTCGACGCGGCCGCCGACCTGGGGCTGGAGGTGCCGAGGGAGCTGTCGGTGGTGGGCTTCTCCGACAGCGCGGCCGAGGAGGCGGGGCTCACCACGATCAGGCAGGCCAAGCAGGAGATGGGCGAGGCGGCGGGGCGGCTGCTGCTGTCGGGGGCCGCGGCCGAGCCGGAGCGCCTGATCTTCCCGTACGAGCTGGTCGTCCGCACCTCGACCGCTCCCCCGCCTCAGGCCTGACGGATCAGGCCGCGCAGCGAGAGCTCGAGCCAGCGCTCCCTGCGCGCGGCGGGC
The Nonomuraea helvata genome window above contains:
- a CDS encoding DedA family protein, which codes for MSGIADPLKPSWFGLPHWLVGAVLILALFGAFQVYYWVGRRLGEKLYDSRVGVRLGRERIAKIEQVVERWGALAVYGCFWVPMLRHTLPWVAGALRVSYPWYVVASALGCLTWAPLWWFAATAVVWGWLELAARSPVTAAVVAVLAVAAISWAVVRRRRKRRAASSEALVS
- a CDS encoding D-alanyl-D-alanine carboxypeptidase family protein, with the protein product MRIGGFIGSAVLALVVGVASPAAAADAPEVAAKSAYVVDSAGTIHFGKSETRRTPVASLVKVMTAYVVLQEAKLSDTITISATDVKYAAGNGATTAGLKKGEQLTVRDLLYGLLLPSGADAANALARRYGPGKTAFVAKMNRTARSLGLSDTRYANPDGMPTPGDGGYSTAVDQVKLAQRALDDADFAAVVGSKVYKVAKTSLHRAHTWRNSNKLLSRADGVLGVKTGYTKAAGYCLLFAGERSGKRVVGVLLGDRNERRFATAEQLLDYAGEQIAGG
- a CDS encoding MBL fold metallo-hydrolase; this encodes MTAVRLRLVGVGAMNSPRYRPAGLLARWQGHRVLLDGGGEAAGGERLDGWLVCDERAELMPQIRRAARALGMTTGVAAYEAAGVEIVPLPVTHTSHPTYGYLIRTERANAAWAPEFWTFPAWAAGVDLMFADAAGWDRPIRFAGGVGGHASVLQVARQAQELRVGRLVFAHIGRPSIRAIDRGERPPFGEWGVEGRAYRLGQPPAICSPA
- a CDS encoding alpha/beta fold hydrolase, producing MRSTEIELEQRTARLGDWSVTGWRRVPPDADGSPPVVCVHGAGVSSRELRPLVAALGEHLPAWTVDLPGFGQSTKPPYALGLTELADALADWLEAEGLPPACLVGCSFGCQVAVDVAVRHPERVRSLVLIGPTVDAAARSWPRLIARWVRNSRREDPRMMPLNAADYRDAGLRQVMASFGAAVRDRVEDKLPHLTVPTLVVRGEFDRLVPQDWAEEVTRMTPRGRLTVVPGAPHMIPFRDPAVLVPLIREFVADA
- a CDS encoding LacI family DNA-binding transcriptional regulator; the encoded protein is MARVTLQTIADRLGVSRATVSYAFSRPDQLSEGLRQRIMEVADELGYAGPNPTARSLRLGRAGALGLIFSETLAYAFADPYAIGFFQGLATAAEDAGVGLLILPLPHGDRRSETVRDAVVDSFCVMSLPDGHPALAEVLARKLPVVVVDEPYVPGHPFLGIDEPAAAATAARHVLRLGHRRVGVAMVGLHDDGYTGWASQERQEGAAFDAMRRRRSGYQQACEEAGVDWSGVPFYEVARNSREAGRKAGHALLRRDPRPTAILTNTDVLALGILDAAADLGLEVPRELSVVGFSDSAAEEAGLTTIRQAKQEMGEAAGRLLLSGAAAEPERLIFPYELVVRTSTAPPPQA